Proteins encoded together in one Streptomyces umbrinus window:
- the otsB gene encoding trehalose-phosphatase — protein MASHPESSSMPTPVTPAGRDGLEAIIARPDRAVLAFDFDGTLAPIVPDPEQARAHPDAVPALAALAPRVASVAVVTGRPAGVAVRHGGFAGVPGLEHLVVLGHYGAERWDAVTGTVQAPAPHPGVAEARAELPGFLDSIGAWQGTWIEEKGRAVAVHTRRAQDPQAAFEALREPLAELATRHGLIVEPGRMVLELRPPGMDKGVALGEYVRDVGAESVMYCGDDLGDLPAFAAVEKLRSDGVPGLLVCSGSNEVTELSDRADLVVDGPEGVVRLLAALATELAS, from the coding sequence ATGGCCAGTCACCCCGAGTCATCGTCGATGCCGACCCCCGTGACCCCGGCGGGCCGAGACGGCCTCGAAGCCATCATCGCGCGGCCCGACAGGGCAGTCCTCGCCTTCGACTTCGACGGCACCCTCGCCCCGATCGTCCCGGACCCCGAACAGGCCCGCGCCCACCCGGACGCAGTACCCGCCCTGGCAGCCCTCGCCCCGAGGGTCGCCTCCGTCGCCGTCGTCACCGGAAGGCCGGCCGGCGTGGCCGTACGCCACGGCGGCTTCGCCGGAGTCCCCGGCCTGGAGCATCTCGTCGTGCTCGGCCACTACGGGGCGGAACGCTGGGACGCCGTCACCGGCACGGTCCAGGCCCCCGCCCCCCACCCCGGCGTCGCCGAGGCCCGCGCCGAACTCCCCGGCTTCCTCGACTCCATCGGCGCCTGGCAGGGCACGTGGATCGAGGAGAAGGGCAGGGCCGTCGCGGTCCACACGCGCCGCGCGCAGGACCCCCAGGCCGCCTTCGAGGCCCTCCGCGAACCCCTCGCCGAGCTCGCCACCCGCCATGGCCTGATCGTCGAACCGGGAAGAATGGTGCTGGAACTGCGCCCGCCGGGCATGGACAAGGGCGTCGCCCTCGGCGAGTACGTACGCGACGTCGGAGCCGAGTCGGTCATGTACTGCGGCGACGACCTGGGCGACCTGCCCGCCTTCGCCGCCGTCGAAAAACTCCGCTCCGACGGCGTCCCCGGCCTCCTCGTCTGCAGCGGCAGTAACGAGGTCACGGAACTCTCCGACCGAGCAGACCTGGTGGTGGACGGCCCGGAAGGGGTAGTCCGCCTACTGGCAGCACTGGCGACTGAGCTGGCCTCATAA
- a CDS encoding DUF3263 domain-containing protein: protein MEDAELTPQELAVLALERRGWATPGAKERAIREELGLAPVRYYQLLNALLDAPRALAHDPVTVNRLRRVRDVRRDEREG, encoded by the coding sequence ATGGAAGACGCGGAGCTGACACCCCAGGAGCTTGCCGTTCTTGCGCTGGAGCGGCGGGGGTGGGCGACTCCGGGGGCCAAGGAGCGGGCGATACGGGAGGAACTGGGGCTGGCCCCGGTCCGCTACTACCAGCTCCTGAACGCCCTCCTGGACGCGCCCCGGGCCCTGGCCCACGACCCCGTCACGGTCAACCGGTTGCGGCGCGTGAGGGATGTGCGCCGGGACGAGAGGGAGGGCTGA
- a CDS encoding ABC transporter substrate-binding protein, whose product MQRRVTGLIAVVSALGMTAALGGCGGSSGSGDVTLRLVAADYGDSKANSSQKYWDELTKAYEAKNPGVKVEVSVYSWNEVDAKVKKMVADGDAPDMAQIGAYADYAAKGQLYKADDLLSINTQADFVSRLTEAGEIDRTQYGMPFASSTRLLFYNKKLFRDAGLTPPQSWSQLASDAEVLKSRGVKYPYALPLGPEEAQAETMMWLLSGGDGYTDTVGSYGIDSKQNVETFTWLKEKLVEKGLTGPVAPANLNRAEAFAAFTRGEVGMLNGHPTLMQAAAAKGVKFGMVPMPGINGRSKATMGVADWMMAFRQPGHAEQVGNFLDYVYSEKNVLKFSHEYDLLPVTTSASEAMSADKSDADLVGFLDELPNAELYPVAKTSWASVSADIKQQIGKAVGPKGSPAAILGQLQRAAAAEENAS is encoded by the coding sequence GTGCAGCGGCGAGTGACAGGTCTGATCGCGGTGGTGTCCGCGCTGGGCATGACGGCGGCCCTCGGCGGCTGTGGCGGTTCCTCCGGGTCCGGGGACGTCACGCTGCGACTGGTCGCGGCCGACTACGGCGACTCCAAGGCGAACAGCTCGCAGAAGTACTGGGACGAGCTGACCAAGGCGTACGAGGCGAAGAACCCCGGGGTCAAGGTCGAGGTGAGCGTCTACTCGTGGAACGAGGTGGACGCCAAGGTCAAGAAGATGGTCGCCGACGGTGACGCACCCGACATGGCACAGATCGGCGCGTACGCCGACTACGCCGCGAAGGGGCAGCTCTACAAGGCCGATGACCTGCTCTCCATCAACACCCAGGCCGACTTCGTGAGCCGGCTCACCGAGGCCGGCGAGATCGACCGGACGCAGTACGGCATGCCGTTCGCCTCCTCGACGCGGCTGCTCTTCTACAACAAGAAGCTCTTCCGCGACGCGGGTCTCACCCCGCCGCAGAGCTGGAGCCAGCTCGCGTCCGACGCCGAGGTCCTCAAGTCGCGTGGCGTGAAGTACCCGTACGCGCTGCCGCTGGGGCCCGAGGAGGCGCAGGCCGAGACGATGATGTGGCTGCTGAGCGGCGGCGACGGCTACACCGACACGGTCGGGTCGTACGGCATCGACTCCAAGCAGAACGTCGAGACCTTCACCTGGCTCAAGGAGAAACTGGTCGAGAAGGGGCTCACCGGACCCGTCGCGCCCGCGAATCTCAACCGTGCGGAGGCCTTTGCGGCGTTCACTCGCGGTGAGGTCGGGATGCTGAACGGCCATCCCACGCTGATGCAGGCCGCCGCGGCGAAGGGCGTGAAGTTCGGCATGGTGCCGATGCCCGGGATCAACGGGCGGTCCAAGGCGACGATGGGCGTCGCCGACTGGATGATGGCGTTCAGGCAGCCCGGGCATGCCGAGCAGGTCGGGAACTTCCTCGACTACGTCTACAGCGAGAAGAACGTGCTCAAGTTCTCGCACGAGTACGACCTGCTGCCGGTGACCACGTCGGCGTCCGAGGCGATGTCCGCGGACAAGTCCGACGCGGATCTTGTCGGTTTCCTCGACGAGTTGCCCAATGCCGAGTTGTATCCCGTGGCCAAGACGTCGTGGGCGTCCGTGAGCGCGGACATCAAGCAGCAGATAGGCAAGGCGGTGGGCCCGAAGGGCAGCCCGGCGGCGATCCTGGGACAGCTGCAGCGGGCTGCTGCGGCGGAGGAGAACGCGTCTTAG
- a CDS encoding ROK family protein, whose amino-acid sequence MRHVIALDVGGTGMKAALVGAVDAAPSGGTPPVLHRARRATGREHGPDSVVESILAFAADLRAHGERHFGEPAAAVGVAVPGIVDADRGIAAYSANLGWRDVPLRDLLSRRLDGIPVALGHDVRTGGLAEGRIGAGQGADRFLFVPLGTGIAGAIGIDGRVEAGAHGFAGEIGHIVVRPGGAPCPCGQRGCLERFASAAAVSEAWAEASGDPEADAADCAKAVESGDPRALVVWQEAVDALADGLVTALTLLDPRTLIIGGGLAEAGETLFTPLRAAVERRVTFQKLPSIVPAALGDTAGCLGAGLLAWDLLGTPSPSNPASEVTP is encoded by the coding sequence GTGAGACATGTCATCGCCCTCGACGTGGGCGGCACCGGGATGAAGGCCGCCCTCGTGGGGGCGGTCGACGCCGCGCCCTCCGGGGGGACTCCCCCCGTGCTGCACCGGGCCCGCCGCGCCACGGGCCGGGAGCACGGTCCGGACTCCGTCGTCGAGTCGATCCTCGCTTTCGCCGCCGACCTGCGCGCGCATGGCGAGCGCCACTTCGGCGAGCCCGCGGCGGCCGTCGGGGTCGCCGTGCCCGGCATCGTGGACGCCGACCGCGGCATCGCCGCGTACTCGGCCAACCTCGGCTGGCGCGACGTACCCCTGCGGGACCTGCTCAGCCGGCGGCTGGACGGGATCCCGGTCGCCCTCGGCCACGACGTGCGCACCGGCGGGCTCGCGGAGGGCCGGATCGGTGCGGGCCAGGGCGCCGACCGGTTCCTGTTCGTGCCGCTCGGCACCGGCATCGCGGGCGCGATCGGCATCGACGGCCGCGTGGAGGCGGGCGCGCACGGCTTCGCGGGCGAGATCGGCCATATCGTCGTACGCCCCGGCGGCGCCCCCTGCCCGTGCGGCCAGCGCGGCTGTCTGGAGCGGTTCGCGTCCGCCGCGGCGGTCAGCGAGGCCTGGGCCGAGGCGTCCGGCGACCCGGAGGCGGACGCGGCGGACTGCGCGAAGGCCGTCGAGTCCGGGGACCCACGGGCCCTGGTGGTCTGGCAGGAGGCCGTGGACGCGCTGGCCGACGGGCTCGTCACCGCGCTCACCCTGCTGGACCCGCGGACCCTGATCATCGGTGGCGGTCTCGCCGAGGCCGGGGAAACCTTGTTCACACCGCTACGAGCCGCGGTCGAGCGACGCGTCACCTTCCAGAAACTCCCGTCCATCGTCCCCGCCGCACTGGGGGACACGGCCGGCTGCCTGGGCGCGGGCCTCCTGGCCTGGGACCTGCTGGGCACCCCTTCCCCTTCCAACCCCGCTTCGGAGGTAACCCCCTGA